A genomic region of Leptolyngbya sp. FACHB-261 contains the following coding sequences:
- a CDS encoding CHASE3 domain-containing protein, translating into MKWSITEKITTGFGILLTILLVNALLSYQDILALARNQALVTDSHETIEELEKTLSTVKDAETGQRGYLLTGRENYLDPYRTAVSSINQRLENLKRLTNDRPTQNSRIPLLEEQINNKLAELQETINLRKDQGLDAALPIVLSDRGKREMDDVRRVIDQMQREENASLQRLSQRARESSQGAILTFSLATAFDVLFLCLVYYFINRDIKARLESEAEIQLLNQSLEQRVEQRTSQLQAANEELEAFAFSVSHDLRAPLRAMQGFSLALKEDYADQLDTLAQEYTQRIVDAAERMDTLINDLLTYSRLSRADFQLQPVNLAIVIQDALRQLEADVQVRKAQIEVAETLPRVMGHRPILVQVVTNILSNAIKFVAPDQQPQIHLWTEEQGDWIRLWVGDNGIGIDPQYYSRIFRVFERLHGVESYPGTGIGLAIVRRGTERMGGRIGLESQLGQGSRFWIELRKAMEQPEQP; encoded by the coding sequence GTGAAGTGGTCTATCACAGAGAAAATTACAACAGGTTTTGGTATATTACTAACGATTTTGCTAGTAAATGCTCTGCTTTCCTATCAAGACATCCTCGCTCTGGCGAGGAATCAAGCGTTAGTTACTGATAGTCATGAGACGATCGAGGAACTGGAGAAAACTCTTTCAACTGTAAAAGATGCTGAAACTGGTCAGCGGGGTTATTTGCTGACCGGGCGAGAGAATTACTTGGACCCCTATCGAACGGCTGTTTCAAGTATCAATCAACGTCTTGAAAACCTCAAAAGGCTGACCAATGATAGGCCCACGCAAAACAGTAGAATCCCTTTGCTTGAAGAACAGATTAATAATAAGCTTGCCGAACTTCAAGAAACTATCAACCTACGTAAAGATCAAGGCTTAGACGCAGCTCTACCTATCGTTTTATCAGACCGTGGCAAGCGGGAGATGGACGATGTGCGTCGAGTGATCGATCAGATGCAACGCGAGGAGAATGCTTCGTTACAACGCTTATCTCAACGGGCAAGAGAAAGCAGTCAAGGGGCGATTCTGACGTTCTCTTTAGCCACCGCATTCGATGTTTTGTTTCTGTGCTTAGTCTACTACTTTATTAACCGCGATATTAAGGCGCGTCTAGAATCTGAAGCGGAGATTCAACTGCTCAACCAGAGTCTGGAGCAACGAGTTGAGCAGCGGACCAGCCAGCTTCAAGCTGCCAATGAAGAATTAGAAGCTTTCGCATTCTCGGTCTCCCATGACCTGCGTGCCCCCCTGCGGGCAATGCAAGGCTTCTCTCTAGCGCTGAAGGAAGACTACGCCGACCAGTTGGACACACTCGCTCAGGAGTACACTCAGCGTATTGTTGATGCTGCTGAGCGGATGGATACGCTCATCAATGATCTGCTGACCTACAGCCGCTTAAGCCGGGCTGATTTTCAGCTCCAGCCTGTTAACTTAGCCATAGTCATTCAAGACGCCCTCCGCCAACTAGAGGCGGATGTGCAGGTCCGTAAGGCTCAGATTGAAGTTGCAGAAACGCTGCCTCGGGTCATGGGGCATCGACCGATTCTGGTCCAAGTGGTTACTAATATACTCAGTAATGCCATTAAGTTTGTCGCGCCCGATCAGCAACCTCAAATTCATCTTTGGACAGAAGAGCAGGGAGACTGGATTCGTCTGTGGGTTGGAGACAATGGCATTGGCATTGACCCACAATATTACAGTCGTATCTTTCGCGTGTTTGAACGGCTGCACGGCGTTGAGAGCTATCCTGGTACCGGCATTGGCCTAGCCATTGTTCGTAGGGGAACAGAACGGATGGGGGGCCGGATCGGATTGGAGTCTCAGTTGGGGCAGGGGAGTCGATTCTGGATAGAGCTACGCAAAGCGATGGAACAACCTGAACAACCATGA
- a CDS encoding phage tail protein: MPAPQFTVNTYRFDPYKNFKFRVKWDGRYVAGVSKVGSLKRSTEAIPHREGGDLSSERYSPGPTKYEPITLERGVTHDTEFEKWANKVWNYGSGLGSEVSLKDFRKDIIIEVLNEAGQVAIAYKVFRCWVSEFQALPELDANGKAIAIQSIKLQNEGWERDYEVTEPTEPSFTEPS; this comes from the coding sequence ATGCCTGCACCTCAATTCACTGTCAACACCTACCGTTTTGATCCGTACAAAAACTTCAAGTTCCGCGTCAAGTGGGATGGAAGGTATGTCGCTGGCGTCAGCAAAGTTGGCTCCCTCAAACGCAGCACCGAGGCAATTCCTCATCGCGAAGGTGGGGATCTCAGCAGCGAACGCTATTCACCAGGACCGACTAAATACGAACCGATTACTTTAGAGCGAGGCGTCACTCACGACACCGAGTTCGAAAAGTGGGCTAATAAAGTTTGGAATTATGGTTCTGGTTTAGGTTCAGAAGTCTCACTCAAGGACTTTCGCAAAGACATTATCATCGAAGTTCTCAACGAAGCAGGTCAAGTTGCCATTGCCTACAAAGTCTTTCGTTGTTGGGTGTCTGAATTTCAGGCTTTGCCCGAATTAGATGCTAATGGCAAGGCGATTGCGATTCAGAGCATCAAGTTGCAAAACGAAGGCTGGGAACGGGATTATGAAGTAACCGAGCCCACTGAACCCAGCTTCACAGAACCGAGCTAA
- a CDS encoding ATP-binding protein produces MSTSDPWPHARPATQPDTWHNTWLVGNERYLTSALAWLRSRLAQLSRSEARSAADLAQAITVLNGPEDLQPPPALVLLSQRFGLSRFEQAVLLLCAAMELDTRIPSLCAQAQDDPNRPYPTLALALTLFDEPAWDLLSPERPLRYWRLIEINQTSAQPLTTSSMRANQRIVNYLKGLNELDEQLGSLLFSFDPHQLLAEGLPLPPSQLAIVREIVDHLRQAAPNQPLPVLQLLGADPASKQLIAWQTCTELGLHPYRLPVELLPAQASDLELLSRLWQRESLLLPLALYLDLEAVDNAPDQAGSLALLRRFLSRSNGIFFLDSRDVGLTLDRAVLSLDIPKPTPTEQRQLWQLALGEQAGQNPARLANQFRLNLAEIAKITQSAWKKTAQIETVQIETAQSGAAQSGTTYQATALDNLLWQGCLASTRPQLDTLAQRLDAKATWDDIVLPAEELDLLHQIADQVRQRSTVYDDWGFRRRMNRGLGVNALFAGESGTGKTMAAEVLANDLSLNLYRIDLSAVVSKYIGETEKNLRRLFDAAEDGGALLFFDEADALFGKRSEVKDSHDRYANIEVNYLLQRLETYSGLAILATNLKSALDNAFLRRLRFVIAFPFPSVSDRKRLWQKVFPEDAPTQALDLERLGRLNLAGGSIHTIAINAAFLAARAGTAVTMPHVLSAARTEFRKLERPINEADFRWQAPEDVA; encoded by the coding sequence ATGAGCACGTCCGACCCTTGGCCCCATGCCCGGCCCGCTACCCAGCCCGATACTTGGCACAACACCTGGCTAGTCGGCAACGAGCGTTATCTGACCTCAGCCCTAGCCTGGTTGCGCTCCCGTTTGGCCCAACTCAGCCGCTCAGAAGCCAGATCTGCGGCAGATCTGGCACAGGCCATTACGGTGCTCAACGGTCCTGAGGATTTGCAACCGCCGCCTGCCCTCGTGCTTCTAAGTCAACGGTTTGGGCTGTCCCGCTTCGAGCAAGCGGTGCTGCTGCTGTGCGCAGCAATGGAGCTAGATACACGGATTCCCAGTCTCTGTGCCCAGGCGCAGGATGATCCAAATCGGCCCTATCCCACGCTGGCCTTGGCCCTGACCCTGTTTGACGAACCGGCTTGGGACCTGCTCTCTCCAGAACGCCCGTTACGCTACTGGCGACTGATCGAAATCAATCAAACTAGTGCCCAACCGCTGACCACTAGCTCCATGCGCGCTAATCAGCGCATTGTCAATTATTTGAAAGGCCTGAATGAACTGGATGAGCAGCTGGGCTCCCTGCTGTTTTCCTTCGATCCGCACCAGCTTTTAGCCGAAGGGCTGCCCCTGCCCCCCTCTCAGCTGGCAATCGTAAGGGAAATTGTGGACCACTTACGGCAGGCTGCTCCCAACCAACCCTTACCAGTCTTGCAATTGCTGGGTGCAGATCCGGCCAGTAAGCAGCTGATTGCTTGGCAAACCTGCACTGAACTTGGCTTACATCCCTATCGGCTACCGGTAGAACTGCTGCCTGCTCAGGCGTCTGACTTAGAGTTGCTTAGCCGTCTGTGGCAACGGGAAAGCCTCTTGCTACCATTAGCTCTCTATCTAGATCTTGAAGCGGTAGATAACGCGCCCGATCAGGCGGGTTCACTAGCTCTGCTCCGCCGTTTTCTCAGCCGTAGTAATGGTATTTTCTTTCTTGATAGCCGAGACGTTGGTTTGACTTTGGACCGGGCAGTGCTCAGCTTGGATATTCCCAAACCGACGCCAACCGAGCAGCGGCAGCTTTGGCAACTAGCGCTAGGGGAGCAAGCTGGCCAGAATCCAGCTCGCCTTGCTAATCAATTTCGCTTGAACTTAGCTGAGATTGCCAAAATTACGCAGTCGGCGTGGAAAAAAACAGCACAGATAGAGACAGTACAGATAGAGACAGCTCAATCGGGGGCAGCTCAATCGGGAACAACTTATCAGGCAACTGCGCTAGACAACCTGCTATGGCAAGGCTGTCTTGCTAGCACGCGTCCTCAACTGGACACCCTAGCCCAGCGCCTTGATGCCAAAGCAACCTGGGACGATATTGTGCTCCCGGCTGAGGAGCTGGATCTGTTGCACCAAATTGCTGATCAGGTGCGTCAACGCAGCACCGTGTATGACGATTGGGGTTTCCGTCGTCGCATGAATCGTGGTCTCGGCGTGAACGCTCTATTTGCGGGCGAGAGCGGCACGGGCAAAACTATGGCGGCTGAGGTACTAGCGAACGATCTAAGCCTGAACCTCTATCGCATTGATCTCTCAGCAGTAGTGAGCAAATACATCGGCGAAACAGAGAAGAATCTGCGCCGTCTTTTCGACGCGGCGGAAGATGGGGGAGCACTGCTCTTTTTCGATGAGGCCGATGCTCTATTTGGCAAACGCAGCGAGGTCAAAGACAGCCACGACCGCTACGCCAACATTGAGGTTAATTACCTGTTGCAGCGGCTTGAAACCTACAGTGGGCTGGCGATTCTAGCAACTAATTTAAAAAGTGCTTTGGATAATGCTTTTCTGCGCCGCCTACGCTTTGTGATTGCATTTCCGTTTCCGTCCGTGTCTGACCGCAAGCGTCTGTGGCAGAAAGTGTTTCCTGAGGATGCTCCCACTCAAGCTCTAGATCTGGAGCGACTGGGACGTTTGAATCTAGCAGGGGGTAGCATTCACACGATTGCAATTAATGCTGCTTTTCTGGCTGCGCGGGCGGGAACGGCAGTTACGATGCCTCACGTTTTATCAGCAGCACGCACAGAATTTCGCAAGCTAGAACGCCCAATCAACGAGGCTGATTTTCGCTGGCAAGCCCCTGAAGATGTGGCATGA
- a CDS encoding Pvc16 family protein: MSNSLAIAAVTATLRNLIAQGSTEELGSGSVTTRPPDKARENGDSGNQINLFLYQTLPNAAWSNTSMPKRVRPGETGPLPLALNLYYLVTAYSQGNDDVIGHRLLGQAMRILHDHTLLNPLDIQTALADSDLHNQIERVRITPQPLSLEDLSKLWTTFQTQYRISAAYEVSVVLIDSQRPIRTPLPVLTRGTSDRGVLAQASLTPPFPTLESLQLPNQQPSLRLGEPLVLRGNHLDSEPEPVVRFRHPRLAAPIELAAQPNSTATALTVILPDQATDWPAGAYTVSVQVRQDGRIQTTNALPFTLAPEILPAPVLGPEQLTLTCRPQIWPEQQVVLLLGERELRPQVDPDAPVTTQKLEQLRFDRRSVPRGEYWLRLRVDGVDSLLVDRSVSPPVFDPAQKVVLP; the protein is encoded by the coding sequence ATGAGCAATTCTCTGGCAATTGCTGCTGTAACGGCGACCCTGCGTAACTTGATTGCGCAGGGCAGCACCGAGGAATTGGGCAGTGGCAGCGTCACTACCCGGCCACCAGACAAAGCTCGCGAGAACGGCGACAGTGGCAATCAAATCAATTTGTTTCTCTACCAAACCCTGCCCAATGCAGCCTGGAGCAACACCAGCATGCCCAAGCGGGTTCGGCCTGGTGAGACAGGTCCCTTGCCCCTTGCCCTAAACCTTTACTACCTAGTCACGGCCTACAGCCAGGGTAACGATGATGTCATTGGCCATCGCTTGTTGGGGCAAGCAATGCGCATTCTGCACGACCACACCCTGCTCAATCCTCTGGATATCCAAACCGCTCTGGCTGATAGTGACTTGCACAATCAAATCGAGCGGGTACGCATCACGCCACAACCACTTTCGCTAGAAGATCTTTCCAAGCTTTGGACAACCTTTCAAACTCAGTACCGGATCTCGGCCGCCTACGAAGTTTCGGTTGTCTTAATTGATAGCCAGCGTCCGATCCGCACCCCTCTACCTGTGCTGACGCGTGGTACCAGCGATCGAGGTGTGCTCGCTCAAGCCAGCCTGACGCCGCCCTTTCCCACTCTCGAATCGCTGCAACTGCCCAATCAGCAGCCTAGCCTGCGTTTAGGCGAGCCTCTCGTCTTGCGGGGCAATCACCTCGATAGTGAACCTGAACCCGTAGTGCGCTTTCGCCATCCGCGCTTAGCTGCCCCCATCGAACTGGCTGCTCAGCCCAACAGCACTGCAACTGCCTTGACAGTCATCCTGCCGGACCAAGCTACAGACTGGCCTGCTGGAGCTTATACGGTCTCTGTACAGGTCAGGCAGGACGGCAGAATCCAAACCACTAATGCTCTACCCTTCACCCTTGCTCCTGAAATTCTGCCAGCACCAGTTTTGGGACCGGAGCAGCTGACGCTGACCTGTCGGCCTCAGATCTGGCCGGAGCAACAGGTGGTGCTGTTGCTAGGCGAGCGGGAATTGCGCCCACAGGTTGACCCCGACGCGCCGGTCACAACACAAAAGCTTGAGCAACTGCGTTTTGACCGCCGCAGTGTTCCCAGGGGTGAGTACTGGCTGCGCTTGCGGGTCGATGGCGTGGATAGTCTCCTAGTAGACCGCTCCGTCTCGCCGCCAGTTTTCGATCCAGCCCAAAAGGTTGTTCTGCCATGA
- a CDS encoding phage tail sheath subtilisin-like domain-containing protein, with protein MPVTPTYPGVYIEEIPSGVRTITGVATSITAFLGRALRGPVNEPVTVNSFGDFERVFGGLWVQSTLGYAVRDFYLNGGSQAVIVRLFRGDASPADSAAPAAAPPAKAQLAFSTLNLEAASEGAWGNQLQASVNHDVVGSDDDKANLFNLSIKDAGTGQVEVIRNVSVRPDDVRRVDKVLERESQLVRLPGSLPSSRPDVGESEAGASSGGSDGQNLDTNTYSGSEVNKQGLYALEKADLFNLLCIPPPKPGEDIANTVWGEAASYCERRQAMLIIDAPSSWTNKDAAKGDGTSTGVAALGTKSRNAAVFFPHLRKPNPMRGNQVETFAPCGAVAGIFARTDTQRGVWKAPAGIEATLVGVPELSVSLTDAENGELNPLGINCLRTFPAAGRVVWGSRTLQGDDRLASEWKYIPVRRLALFLEESLYRGTQWVVFEPNDEPLWAQIRLNLGAFMNNLFRQGAFQGKSPKEAYFVKCDSETTTQNDINLGIVNIVVGYAPLKPAEFVILKFQQMAGQVAV; from the coding sequence ATGCCTGTCACACCGACTTATCCTGGCGTTTATATTGAAGAAATTCCGAGTGGTGTGCGCACCATTACCGGAGTTGCGACTTCAATTACTGCTTTCTTAGGCCGTGCCTTACGTGGGCCGGTTAACGAACCTGTTACGGTCAATAGCTTTGGTGATTTTGAACGCGTTTTTGGTGGGCTGTGGGTTCAAAGTACGCTCGGCTATGCGGTGCGAGATTTCTATCTGAACGGTGGCAGTCAGGCGGTCATTGTGCGACTGTTTCGCGGCGATGCCTCACCTGCTGATTCTGCTGCTCCTGCTGCTGCCCCACCTGCTAAGGCCCAACTCGCTTTCAGCACGCTCAATCTAGAAGCCGCTAGCGAAGGAGCCTGGGGCAATCAATTGCAGGCTAGCGTCAACCACGACGTTGTAGGGTCGGATGACGACAAGGCTAATCTGTTCAACCTTTCGATCAAAGATGCTGGAACGGGCCAGGTTGAGGTCATTCGAAATGTCTCGGTTCGTCCGGATGATGTGCGCCGAGTCGACAAAGTTTTGGAACGGGAATCGCAACTAGTGCGATTGCCCGGTTCGCTCCCAAGCAGTCGCCCCGATGTTGGTGAATCAGAAGCAGGTGCTAGCAGTGGTGGATCCGACGGGCAAAATCTGGACACCAACACCTACAGTGGCAGTGAGGTCAACAAGCAAGGTCTCTACGCTCTAGAGAAAGCAGATTTGTTCAATCTGTTGTGTATTCCGCCCCCCAAACCGGGTGAGGACATTGCCAACACCGTATGGGGCGAGGCTGCAAGCTACTGCGAAAGGCGGCAGGCCATGTTGATTATTGATGCGCCTAGTAGTTGGACCAATAAGGACGCAGCCAAGGGTGATGGTACGAGTACGGGTGTTGCTGCTTTGGGCACTAAGAGCCGCAACGCAGCTGTTTTCTTCCCCCACCTGCGCAAGCCCAATCCTATGCGCGGCAACCAGGTGGAAACCTTCGCACCCTGTGGTGCTGTAGCTGGCATCTTTGCCCGCACAGATACCCAACGCGGCGTCTGGAAAGCTCCAGCCGGGATAGAAGCTACGCTGGTTGGCGTGCCAGAACTGAGCGTATCGCTTACTGATGCCGAGAACGGCGAGTTGAACCCTCTGGGCATCAACTGCCTGCGCACCTTTCCCGCCGCCGGACGGGTAGTTTGGGGCTCACGCACGCTGCAAGGGGACGATCGCCTCGCCTCAGAATGGAAATATATCCCGGTGCGTCGCTTAGCTCTGTTTCTAGAGGAGAGCCTGTATCGCGGCACCCAATGGGTTGTCTTTGAACCCAACGATGAACCCCTCTGGGCGCAGATTCGGTTGAATCTCGGCGCTTTTATGAACAACCTGTTCCGCCAGGGCGCTTTTCAAGGCAAGTCACCCAAAGAAGCCTATTTCGTCAAGTGCGACAGTGAGACCACGACCCAGAACGATATCAATCTTGGCATTGTCAACATCGTGGTCGGTTATGCCCCGCTTAAGCCAGCCGAATTTGTGATTCTCAAATTCCAGCAAATGGCCGGTCAGGTTGCGGTTTAA
- a CDS encoding phage baseplate protein, translating into MRPLSAHQILQIWEIGQGQHPLDRALTLLRFAYPERSSAELASLSIGQRDAHLLTLRELTFGSQLTGSAECSRCKERLEFALNAADIRLIDATDTASSKVQTYSLTLAEFELELRLPNSWDLAALVRARATPSPWLLQRCLLKASRQGSSVTYAELPPQVLEQLVEQMTEWDPQAEIQLNLECPACQHRWSALFDILSFFWTELGVQAKRLLREVHTLARFYGWREADILAMSPLRRQFYLDLVSG; encoded by the coding sequence ATGCGTCCCCTGTCTGCCCATCAAATCTTGCAGATCTGGGAAATCGGACAGGGTCAGCATCCTTTAGATAGGGCGTTGACCCTGCTTCGTTTCGCTTACCCAGAGCGCTCATCGGCTGAACTCGCCTCGCTGAGTATTGGCCAACGCGATGCTCACTTGTTGACGCTTAGAGAACTCACATTTGGCTCCCAATTGACCGGTTCAGCTGAATGTTCACGTTGCAAAGAACGCTTGGAATTCGCGCTGAATGCCGCAGATATCCGTCTGATAGACGCCACTGATACTGCTAGCTCTAAAGTGCAAACTTACTCGTTGACCCTGGCAGAATTTGAGTTGGAATTACGCCTGCCCAATAGCTGGGATTTAGCTGCTTTAGTCCGAGCCAGAGCAACGCCTTCCCCCTGGTTACTTCAACGCTGTTTGCTTAAAGCTAGTCGTCAGGGCTCATCGGTTACTTACGCTGAGTTGCCTCCACAGGTGTTGGAGCAACTAGTCGAACAAATGACTGAATGGGATCCCCAGGCAGAAATTCAATTGAACCTCGAATGTCCAGCCTGCCAGCACCGCTGGTCAGCCCTGTTTGACATCCTCTCGTTCTTCTGGACCGAGCTTGGCGTGCAGGCTAAACGCTTATTGCGGGAAGTGCATACCCTAGCGCGATTCTACGGCTGGCGTGAGGCTGACATTTTAGCGATGAGCCCGCTACGACGGCAGTTCTATCTAGATTTAGTGAGCGGCTGA